In the genome of Candidatus Neomarinimicrobiota bacterium, the window CAGCTTCCGGTGTCTACTTCTCTATCCTGACCTCCGGCGAGCAAACTGAAATCCGGAAGATGCTATTACTAAAATAATCACTACGGTATTACGGCTTAAACCGAAACAAAATGTAAATTGAACGGGATAGCTGTAATAAGGGGGGAGACCGGATTGCAAGTGTCGTATATTTGTAGGAACAAAAAGTAGATTTATAGCGTAAGATAATAATAATTATAATACTTGACTGATTCTATTTATAAATGATTAAACGATATTCATATTTAGCTATTTTATTAACAATGGTTGGCTTTTGGGGACTTATTTCATTATTTGCCAAAGAACCGCCTAATAAGAGAAAATTTGTTTTAAGTAAAATAGCCGGAGAACCGAAGGCTACACTGTCAAACGTTAATAATATGTCAATGTGGATACAAGCCGATGGTGTATCTGCGAGGAATCCAATTATCAAAGTAGTTCTTTTAATGATAATAGATCAGGAGGGGTTTTCCCAAGAGGAACAGCGGGAGTTATCTTCGCCGACGCTATTCTCTGGGGTGGAATGGTAAATGACGGTCAGCTGCCGAGATTGAGGGTCGGAGGGAGTACATATCGCTCAGGTATGGTTGAGGGAGCTATTCTTGGTGAACAGACAGGAATCGCAGAAGATCCTGCCGCGTCAGATGTCAGAATATGGCGAGTAAGGAAAGATTGGGTCACAGCTGACTTATTGCAGGATGCTGCTGAATTTTTCAATTTAGACGCTTCTTCGGTCAGCGATGCTCAAATAGCCGAGGTAAGGGCACAGTACGGAACAGATTGGGATGAATGGCCGGCGGCAAAAGGCGCCCCTTTTTATGATAATAACAATGATGGATTGTATGATCCTTCTATAGACAGACCGGGATTAGCAGCTGCTGATCAGGTTATTTGGTTTGTAACGAACGATCTTGATACATCTATCGTTCGGGGATTCGTGGGGTCTCCGCCTATCGGATTGGAAAATCAGGTTACCATTTGGGCTTACGATAGGGATGGAACGCTTGGAGATATAATATTCCGTCGGAATCGGTTGATCTACAAAGGTAACGAGCTCACTCCTGAAAATGCCACAATCGACAGTATGTTCATATCTCAGTGGTGTGATGTAGAATTAGGCGATAGTGGAGACGATTGGGCAGGTTATGACAGCCTGACCAATACGGCGTATTTTTATAATAACAGCGATATAGATAATAAATTCATTGAATTTGGACTCGCTCCGCCATCTGTAGGGTACACTCTGGTCCAAGGACCTATTGTCCCATCTTTGGGGGAAGAAGCTATTAAGGGATTTAGTGTTCGTTCGAACTTCAAAAACCTGCATTTATCTTCGTTTGTAGTCAAAATGATTGGAACATCTATCTCCGACCCCTCAGCCTTTGGAAATTACAGCGCAACTCTTCAATTTTATGATTGGATGCAAGGCCTGCGACCTGATACAGGCGGCGATTATCTGAATCCGCTCACGAATCAACCAACACTTTTTCATCTCACTGGCGATCCAATCACAGGCACAGGTTGGATCGGCGGCCAACCATACTCTAACAGCGTTACGAGGATGATAATGAGTACGGGCCCGTTCAGTATGGCTATCGGTGACACTCAGGAAGTTATCATTGCCTTAGTTGGTGGAATAGGCGGAGGTCGATTTGAAAGTATAGTGGAAATGAAGAAAGCTGCGCGGTTAGCCATTTCGTTAGGACAAAACATGTTCAGCGAAATCCCGGAAGCGAATCTGAATATAAATCATCCTTCAGATTCCGAAGCGATGTTGAAATTGACAGTTGACGCGCATGGCACAGCCACCGAAGTGATAGTCGAAATATACAATTATGACAATGTCCTGCAAGAGACGTTGACTTTATTAGACGATGGGAACAGTGGCGAGGGCGTTGCCAACGACAGTATTTGGGGGGTCGAATGGCTCACAGACCAGAGAGTATTCGGTATGTACGCAAATGCTCTGATCGTATCTGGGACAGATACAACGCGTTGGGAACATATTCTTGATAATATAACCACGTTAGGACCTGTTGAGTGGGATGAGCTTATTATTGTGAGCGATAATATCAATGAGGACGGTATAATCAACTCAGGTGAAAAAGTTGTCTTCAACCCATCCATCAACAATGGAAGTTTTCTCAGCATTCTTGGAGATGTCACCATAGGAACATTTCTGTTCGATGAGTATGTGATTGCGCAAAATGCTCCCCAAAAAACTGAAGTAGAATCTATCCAATCAGGAATTACTCAATTAGGAGATACGTTCAGCAGATATTTCGTGCTGGCTGATGACACACCTGATGGGCATCTGCTTAAATTGAGGTTTTCAATAGTTGATAAAAACCACAATGTATGGGTATCGGAGTTAGAAGTACGTGTCAGTGAAATATCTTTTAGCACAGAGATCAGATCTGCTGAACATGCAGTGGGGACAGCAACCGGAACCAATAGGCTATCGGATAGCGGATCCTTCCGCGCTAACAAGCGAAACCTACGAAGTGACATTTAATAAAGTGGAGTCAGTTTTCTCTTTTAATTTACAGAATCTCACAACTTCCGCATTCTTGCTTACTTCGGAGCCAATTCCTGACGACATTTTCGGCAGCACTGTCCCGATCACGGAGGGATTCAAAGTATCAATTGAGGATATAACATTCGCAGTCCCAATATCATATTACAGTGCGGAGTTTACGTTTGATGCGGACAGTACAGACGGCGATCTAAGAATATGGACTGCTTTATTGGGATTTGCTATAACAGATTTATGGTTCGATTTTGGTTCGCCTGTTCCAGTACCTACAATAGATGCCACTCAGGTTGACCTGCAATTCAGATTTACCGGTGTAGCTCCGGATAATGACAGTCCCGTGACTTCAGGCGGATCGTTCTCCACTCAATGGGAACGGGCAGCATTTGGCGGAGACGGAACGGAAGCCAATGTGCAGCTGCGAATTCCATTTGAATTGTGGGACCTTGAAGGCAATGACGGCGCCGGAAGACAGATAGAGGTAGCCGTGATAAACAGAAACGCAGACGTTGCCTCTCCCTACGGAAATGATGTAGGGACAGCATCGACAGCACGCTGGCGTATGAGCGGTAGAGACTATATTATAGTCATCAACGAAGATTACGCAGATGACCCAAATAAACTTCGATCTATAGTAAATCAAAACACTACCTGGTTACTCTTTTTTCAGCAGGCCGGCGCATCGGTCTGGTCAACAGGCGACGAGTTTACTTTAAGATATGTTAATCCGATTCAAGCCGGAATAGATGTATATCATTTTCAAGTGCCTACTGAATTAGAAGTGCTGGGAATAGCGGAAACGTTCTTGCTTTCTCAGAACTATCCCAATCCGTTCAATCCGGAGACTACTATACGGTATTCATTGCCGGTACAAAGCGATGTGAAACTCCTGATATATAATCTGCTGGGTCAGGAGGTGTTCCGGTTTGAGATTGCGGGTCAGAAAATCGGAGAGTATGAAGTTGTCTGGAACGGTAAAAACCAAAGAGGCAACCCGCTCTCTTCAGGATTATATATCTATAAGTTTTCAGCAGGCGATTTTGTTCAAACGAAGAAAATGCTCCTACTGAAATAAAACTATGAGCTAATGTGTATGAACATCGCCGGGACCCCATTTGACGTCACGGGGTTCCACGCCGGGTAATACGCCTCTTCCCATTGCCCAAGATTGACCGCATGACCCGCAGACCGCCTCGCCTTCTTCAAGATGCGCCGCGCAAGTGCAATGCTTATCATTTATCAGGCACCAATTACAACTTGGTATTACGCAGCAGCGATACTCGCCTTTAGCTGCTAAGCCGGCTTTTGCAGCTTCAAGGTCTTTAAGTAAACTCGAATGCTGCAAATCAAAGGAAAGGGACGCGAATTGAACTTTGCTTGCCTCATCCGAGGGAGCTTCTGATTTTTGTTCGCTACATGACGCAAACGCTAAAACAGCTACCGCCAAAATAAAATATGCCTTCATTATATCTCCTTAGTATTAGTAATTGGATAAAATGAAGATTGTTTATTTAAAAGTCAAAACTATTTATTGATTTCTATCGAAAAATAAAATTCTTCTTGAAGAACCCGTCTCTTAAAAGTAATTTGATGTT includes:
- a CDS encoding T9SS type A sorting domain-containing protein, whose amino-acid sequence is MTFNKVESVFSFNLQNLTTSAFLLTSEPIPDDIFGSTVPITEGFKVSIEDITFAVPISYYSAEFTFDADSTDGDLRIWTALLGFAITDLWFDFGSPVPVPTIDATQVDLQFRFTGVAPDNDSPVTSGGSFSTQWERAAFGGDGTEANVQLRIPFELWDLEGNDGAGRQIEVAVINRNADVASPYGNDVGTASTARWRMSGRDYIIVINEDYADDPNKLRSIVNQNTTWLLFFQQAGASVWSTGDEFTLRYVNPIQAGIDVYHFQVPTELEVLGIAETFLLSQNYPNPFNPETTIRYSLPVQSDVKLLIYNLLGQEVFRFEIAGQKIGEYEVVWNGKNQRGNPLSSGLYIYKFSAGDFVQTKKMLLLK